A stretch of Campylobacter gracilis DNA encodes these proteins:
- a CDS encoding DoxX family protein has translation MNMININFGLLFIRLGLGVCLLMHGIFKLTHGIDGVKSMLVARGIPDLVAYGAYVGEVLAPAMIIIGVFCRIGALLVIANVLMIIYVLHTPLSALTGVGGFELEIVYLYLSAAICLVICGGGEFVLIRD, from the coding sequence ATGAATATGATCAACATAAATTTCGGTCTGTTGTTTATCAGGTTGGGGCTTGGAGTTTGTCTTTTAATGCACGGAATTTTTAAACTTACTCACGGCATAGACGGCGTAAAATCGATGCTGGTAGCCAGAGGAATTCCGGATTTAGTGGCTTACGGCGCATACGTAGGCGAGGTGCTGGCGCCAGCGATGATAATCATAGGCGTATTTTGCCGCATAGGCGCTCTGCTTGTGATCGCAAATGTGCTCATGATAATATATGTCCTACACACTCCGTTGAGCGCGCTTACCGGCGTGGGCGGATTTGAGCTGGAAATCGTATATCTGTATCTTTCTGCTGCGATCTGCTTAGTGATCTGCGGCGGCGGAGAGTTTGTACTGATTAGAGATTAA
- the rpoC gene encoding DNA-directed RNA polymerase subunit beta', whose amino-acid sequence MSDNSNLERIEIKEDARVHDFDAFAIRLASPEQIKAWSHGEVKKPETINYRTLKPERDGLFCAKIFGPVRDYECICGKYKKMRYKGWKCEKCGVEITSSKVRRTRMGHIELVTPVAHIWYVNSLPSRIGTLLNIKMKDLERVLYYEAYIVESAGEAFYDNENSKKVEKYDVLNEEQYQSLKERFSQTGFVAKMGGQVIRDMLAELDLVEILNSLKEEMANTNSEAKKKTIVKRLKVVESFLNSGNKPEWMMITNLPVLPADLRPLVSLEGGKFAVSDVNDLYRRVINRNSRLKRLMELDAPEIIIRNEKRMLQEAVDALFDNGRRANAVKGANKRPLKSLSEIIKGKQGRFRQNLLGKRVDFSGRSVIVVGPNLRMDQCGLPKTMALELFKPHLIARLQEKGYATTVKQAKKMIENRINEVWECLEEVVKDHPVMLNRAPTLHKMSIQAFHPVLVEGKAIRLHPLVCAAFNADFDGDQMAVHVPLSQEAIAECKILMLSSMNILLPASGKPVAVPSQDMVLGIYYLSLEKPGAKGTNKIFANVDEVMLAVEANALDIHAKIKTMIDRRIIFTTAGRLIIKSILPSFIPDHLWNKIMKKKDIAELVDYVYKNGGLEISAEFLDNLKNLGFESATKAGVSISVSDIIVPKSKPGLVEEAKKQVREVQNQYGAGLLTDGERYNKTIDIWTSTSKKLADEMMKMMEKDKDGFNSIYMMADSGARGSAEQIKQLAGMRGLMSKPDGSIIETPITSNFREGLNVNEYFISTHGARKGLADTALKTANAGYLTRKLIDVAQNVRITMHDCGTHEGIEVTEIVENGTQIESLADRIMGRVLSSDVIDPVSNEILFTEGMLLGVNEVRTIVDAGIKSVSIRTPITCKAEKGVCAKCYGVNLGEGKLVKPGEAVGIISAQSIGEPGTQLTLRTFHAGGTASTEQQDRQVIADKEGFIRYYNVKTYENGGKNIVMNRRNAAVLLVEPKIKAPITGKVSIDITHDDVNITLKGKKEEFKYTIRRHDLAKPTELAGVSGKVEGKFYIVFKDGETVGENDSLVEVIKEDWNIPTRIPFASELRVKDGEPVTQKIKAGANGTLKYFILKGDYLERLRDIKKGHVVSEKGMYVVISDENGREAIRHYIPRESVITYDDNSVVKSDDLIAKPKKDDRLIIAEWDPYSIPVAAECEGKISFEDIEPGYTATEQYDETTGQSRLVINEYLPQGVKPAIIVTPSKGEPIKYNLGPKTAIFTDKGDQVAIADILARTPKAAAKSKDITGGLPRVSELFEARRPKNTAIIADIDGTVRFDKALRAKERIVIEGEDGTSAEYLIDKSRQIQVRNGEFVHAGEKLTDGVISSHDVLRILGEKALHYYLISEIQQVYRSQGVVISDKHIEIIVSQMLRQVRIVDSGDTQLIVGDLISRRRFREENERIMKIGGEPAIAESVLLGVTRAAVGSDSVISAASFQETTKVLTEASIAGKFDRLEDLKENVILGRIIPVGTGLYKDKEVKLKK is encoded by the coding sequence ATGAGCGATAATTCAAATTTAGAAAGAATAGAAATAAAAGAGGACGCCAGAGTTCACGACTTCGACGCGTTTGCTATCAGGCTTGCTAGTCCCGAGCAGATCAAGGCTTGGAGCCACGGCGAGGTCAAAAAGCCCGAAACCATCAATTACCGCACGCTTAAGCCGGAGCGCGACGGACTTTTTTGCGCTAAAATTTTCGGCCCCGTAAGAGATTATGAGTGCATCTGCGGTAAATATAAAAAGATGCGTTATAAGGGCTGGAAATGCGAAAAGTGCGGCGTCGAGATCACGAGCTCGAAGGTTCGCCGTACTAGAATGGGGCATATTGAGCTAGTAACGCCGGTAGCACATATTTGGTACGTAAATTCCTTGCCTAGCCGCATCGGTACGCTGCTAAATATCAAGATGAAAGATCTTGAGCGCGTGCTTTACTATGAGGCGTATATCGTAGAAAGTGCAGGCGAGGCGTTTTACGATAACGAAAATTCTAAAAAGGTCGAGAAATACGATGTTTTAAATGAGGAGCAGTATCAGAGCCTAAAAGAGCGTTTTTCGCAGACGGGCTTCGTCGCCAAAATGGGCGGTCAGGTGATCCGCGATATGCTAGCCGAGCTTGATTTAGTTGAAATTTTAAATTCTTTGAAAGAGGAGATGGCTAATACAAACTCCGAAGCGAAGAAAAAAACTATCGTCAAGCGCCTAAAGGTTGTCGAGAGCTTTTTAAATTCCGGCAATAAGCCCGAGTGGATGATGATTACAAATCTGCCCGTGCTACCTGCAGATCTGCGTCCGCTTGTAAGCCTTGAGGGCGGAAAATTCGCAGTTTCTGACGTAAATGATCTATATCGCCGCGTCATAAATCGAAATTCTAGACTTAAAAGGCTGATGGAGCTCGACGCGCCCGAGATCATCATCCGCAATGAAAAACGAATGCTTCAAGAGGCGGTGGATGCGCTTTTTGACAACGGACGTCGTGCCAATGCCGTAAAGGGCGCCAATAAGCGACCGCTTAAATCCCTAAGCGAGATCATTAAGGGTAAACAAGGTCGCTTCCGTCAAAATTTACTTGGCAAGCGCGTGGATTTTTCGGGCCGCTCCGTCATCGTCGTAGGTCCAAATTTACGCATGGATCAGTGCGGTCTGCCTAAGACGATGGCGCTTGAGTTATTCAAGCCGCATCTAATCGCTCGCCTGCAAGAGAAGGGCTATGCAACGACCGTTAAGCAGGCTAAAAAGATGATTGAAAATAGGATCAATGAAGTTTGGGAGTGCTTGGAGGAGGTCGTTAAAGATCACCCGGTCATGCTAAACCGCGCGCCGACGCTTCATAAGATGTCTATTCAAGCGTTTCATCCGGTGCTCGTCGAGGGCAAGGCGATCAGACTGCATCCGCTAGTCTGCGCCGCGTTTAACGCGGACTTCGACGGCGATCAGATGGCGGTGCACGTGCCGCTTAGCCAAGAGGCGATCGCGGAATGTAAAATTTTAATGCTTAGCTCGATGAACATCTTGCTTCCTGCGAGCGGAAAGCCAGTCGCGGTGCCTAGCCAGGATATGGTTTTAGGAATTTATTATCTAAGCCTCGAAAAGCCGGGCGCAAAAGGAACAAATAAAATTTTTGCAAACGTTGATGAAGTAATGCTCGCCGTAGAGGCAAACGCGCTAGATATCCACGCCAAAATCAAAACGATGATCGATCGCCGCATTATCTTTACGACCGCGGGGCGCTTGATCATCAAATCGATCCTGCCTAGCTTTATTCCGGATCATCTTTGGAATAAGATCATGAAGAAGAAGGATATTGCCGAGCTTGTCGATTACGTCTATAAAAACGGCGGCCTTGAGATAAGCGCGGAATTTTTGGATAATCTTAAAAATTTAGGCTTTGAATCCGCGACTAAAGCGGGCGTTTCGATCTCCGTTTCGGATATCATCGTGCCAAAGTCCAAGCCTGGTCTTGTCGAAGAGGCTAAAAAGCAGGTGCGAGAGGTTCAGAATCAATACGGCGCAGGCTTGCTAACCGACGGCGAGCGCTATAACAAAACGATCGACATCTGGACCAGCACCAGCAAGAAGCTAGCCGATGAGATGATGAAGATGATGGAGAAGGATAAGGACGGCTTTAACTCGATCTATATGATGGCGGATAGCGGCGCGCGAGGTAGCGCGGAGCAGATCAAACAGCTAGCGGGTATGAGAGGCCTGATGAGTAAGCCGGACGGCTCGATCATCGAGACGCCGATTACTTCAAATTTTAGAGAGGGTCTGAATGTAAACGAGTACTTCATCTCGACCCACGGCGCTCGTAAAGGTCTTGCCGATACGGCGCTTAAGACCGCAAATGCGGGATATCTAACGCGAAAGCTGATCGATGTTGCGCAAAATGTCAGGATTACGATGCATGACTGCGGTACGCACGAGGGTATCGAGGTTACCGAGATCGTAGAAAACGGAACTCAGATCGAAAGCCTAGCCGATAGGATTATGGGTAGGGTGCTAAGCTCGGATGTAATTGATCCGGTGTCGAATGAAATTTTATTCACCGAAGGTATGCTTCTAGGCGTTAATGAGGTACGCACCATAGTCGATGCCGGCATCAAATCCGTAAGCATCCGTACGCCTATTACGTGTAAGGCTGAAAAAGGGGTTTGTGCAAAGTGCTACGGTGTAAATTTAGGCGAGGGCAAGCTGGTAAAACCGGGTGAAGCGGTCGGTATCATATCGGCGCAATCAATCGGCGAGCCGGGCACGCAGCTTACGCTACGAACCTTCCACGCCGGCGGTACCGCATCTACCGAGCAGCAAGATCGCCAAGTAATCGCCGATAAAGAGGGCTTTATCAGATATTACAACGTAAAGACCTACGAAAACGGCGGCAAAAATATCGTGATGAACCGCAGAAATGCCGCGGTGCTTTTGGTCGAGCCTAAGATCAAAGCCCCAATTACCGGCAAAGTAAGCATCGATATAACCCACGATGATGTGAATATCACGCTAAAGGGCAAGAAGGAAGAATTTAAATATACCATCCGCCGCCATGATCTAGCCAAGCCTACCGAGCTTGCGGGCGTAAGTGGTAAAGTTGAGGGGAAATTCTACATCGTATTTAAAGACGGCGAAACCGTTGGAGAAAATGATAGTTTAGTAGAAGTTATAAAAGAAGACTGGAATATCCCTACTCGAATTCCGTTTGCCAGCGAACTTCGCGTTAAAGACGGCGAGCCGGTAACCCAAAAGATCAAAGCGGGAGCAAATGGTACGCTTAAGTATTTCATCCTAAAGGGCGATTATTTAGAGAGGTTAAGAGATATCAAAAAAGGTCACGTCGTAAGTGAGAAAGGTATGTACGTAGTCATCTCCGATGAAAACGGCAGAGAGGCGATCCGCCACTATATACCGCGCGAATCTGTCATTACCTATGATGATAATAGCGTCGTAAAAAGCGATGATCTTATAGCTAAGCCTAAAAAAGACGATCGATTGATCATTGCGGAGTGGGATCCGTATTCCATCCCGGTAGCTGCAGAGTGTGAGGGTAAGATCAGCTTTGAGGATATCGAGCCTGGATATACCGCTACGGAGCAATATGACGAGACTACAGGTCAAAGCCGTTTAGTTATCAACGAGTATCTACCTCAGGGCGTCAAACCGGCTATCATCGTAACTCCTAGCAAGGGAGAGCCTATCAAATATAATCTAGGGCCGAAGACTGCGATTTTTACGGACAAGGGCGATCAGGTAGCGATTGCAGATATTTTGGCTAGGACGCCGAAAGCTGCTGCGAAATCAAAAGATATCACTGGCGGTTTGCCGCGCGTATCGGAGCTATTTGAGGCGCGCCGTCCAAAAAATACTGCGATTATCGCAGACATCGACGGAACCGTCCGCTTTGATAAGGCGCTACGTGCAAAAGAGCGCATTGTAATCGAGGGCGAAGACGGAACGAGTGCCGAGTATCTAATCGATAAGAGTCGCCAGATCCAGGTGCGAAACGGCGAGTTCGTCCACGCGGGAGAGAAGCTTACCGACGGAGTTATCAGCTCGCACGACGTGCTTAGAATTTTAGGCGAAAAGGCGCTGCATTATTATCTGATAAGCGAAATTCAACAGGTTTATCGCTCTCAAGGCGTCGTCATTAGCGACAAACATATCGAGATTATCGTATCTCAGATGCTCCGCCAGGTCCGAATTGTCGATAGCGGCGATACTCAGCTAATCGTCGGTGATCTCATTAGCCGCCGCAGATTTAGAGAAGAAAACGAGCGCATTATGAAAATTGGTGGTGAACCTGCGATCGCTGAGTCCGTACTGCTGGGCGTAACTCGCGCCGCAGTAGGAAGCGATAGCGTCATTTCGGCAGCGTCTTTCCAAGAGACTACGAAGGTTTTAACGGAGGCTAGCATTGCGGGTAAATTTGACCGATTGGAGGACTTAAAAGAAAACGTCATCCTAGGTCGCATAATTCCGGTCGGAACCGGTCTGTATAAAGATAAGGAAGTTAAACTTAAAAAATAA
- the fusA gene encoding elongation factor G, translated as MARKTPLHMVRNIGIAAHIDAGKTTTSERILFFTGMSHKIGEVHEGAATMDWMEQERERGITITSAATTCFWNNHQINLIDTPGHVDFTIEVERSMRVLDGAVAVFCSVGGVQPQSETVWRQANKYHVPRIIFVNKMDRVGANFYNVEQQVKDRLKAHPVPIQIPIGAEDDFKGVIDLVTMKALVWDDSKGPSAPEIVEIPAELREKAQEYRDKMIEAVAETDEALMEKYFNGEELSVEEIKKGIKKGCLSLSFFPMLCGTAFKNKGVQPLLDAVVDYLPAPDEVPAIKGQYEDGSEVHVSSTDEGEFAGLGFKIMTDPFVGQLTFVRVYRGVLESGSYVVNTGKGKKERIGRLLRMHSNKREEIKELYAGEIGAVVGLKDTLTGDTLASEKDKVILERMEFPDPVISVAVEPKTKADQEKMGIALQKLAQEDPSFRVATDEESGQTIISGMGELHLEIIVDRMLREFKVEAEVGQPQVAYRETIRKTVEQEYKYAKQSGGRGQYGHVFLRLEPLEPGTGYEFVNDIKGGAIPKEYIPAVDKGCQEAMQNGVLAGYPVEDVRVTVYDGSYHEVDSSEMAFKLAASMGFKEGARKAGAVILEPMMKVEVETPEEYMGDVIGDLNKRRGQVNNMSERGGNKIIDAFCPLSEMFGYSTDLRSQTQGRATYSMEFDHYDEVPKNVGEEIIKKRNG; from the coding sequence ATGGCAAGAAAAACCCCTTTACATATGGTTAGAAATATCGGAATTGCCGCTCACATCGACGCCGGAAAGACGACTACAAGCGAAAGAATTCTATTTTTTACCGGTATGAGCCATAAGATTGGCGAGGTTCACGAGGGCGCCGCTACTATGGACTGGATGGAGCAAGAGCGCGAGCGCGGCATCACGATCACATCTGCCGCTACCACATGCTTTTGGAATAATCATCAGATAAATTTGATCGACACCCCGGGCCACGTTGACTTTACTATCGAAGTCGAGCGCTCGATGCGCGTTTTAGATGGTGCGGTAGCAGTATTTTGCTCTGTAGGCGGCGTTCAGCCTCAAAGCGAGACCGTTTGGCGTCAAGCGAATAAATACCATGTTCCGCGTATCATTTTCGTAAATAAGATGGACCGCGTAGGCGCAAATTTTTATAATGTCGAACAGCAGGTCAAAGATAGGCTCAAAGCTCATCCGGTTCCGATTCAAATTCCGATTGGCGCTGAGGACGATTTTAAAGGCGTTATCGATTTAGTCACTATGAAAGCGCTCGTTTGGGATGATAGCAAGGGTCCTTCTGCTCCCGAGATCGTTGAAATTCCTGCTGAATTACGAGAAAAAGCGCAGGAGTATCGCGACAAGATGATTGAGGCGGTAGCAGAGACTGATGAAGCTTTGATGGAGAAATATTTTAACGGTGAAGAGCTAAGCGTAGAAGAGATTAAAAAGGGCATCAAGAAAGGCTGCTTAAGCCTAAGCTTTTTTCCTATGCTATGCGGCACCGCGTTTAAAAATAAAGGCGTGCAGCCTTTGCTAGATGCGGTCGTAGATTATCTACCTGCGCCTGATGAAGTGCCTGCGATTAAGGGCCAGTATGAGGACGGTAGCGAGGTTCACGTAAGCTCTACCGACGAGGGCGAGTTCGCGGGTCTTGGATTTAAGATTATGACCGATCCGTTCGTAGGACAGCTTACCTTCGTGCGCGTATATCGCGGTGTTTTGGAAAGCGGCAGCTACGTCGTAAATACCGGCAAGGGTAAGAAAGAGCGCATCGGACGCTTGCTAAGGATGCACTCGAATAAACGCGAAGAGATCAAAGAGCTATATGCGGGCGAGATCGGCGCCGTTGTGGGTCTTAAAGACACTCTTACGGGCGATACTCTAGCTAGCGAAAAAGATAAAGTAATTTTAGAGCGTATGGAATTTCCTGATCCGGTTATTAGCGTAGCAGTGGAGCCTAAAACCAAAGCCGATCAAGAAAAAATGGGTATCGCGCTTCAAAAATTGGCGCAAGAAGATCCGAGCTTTAGGGTTGCGACCGACGAAGAGAGCGGACAGACGATCATTTCGGGAATGGGCGAATTGCACCTAGAGATCATCGTAGATAGAATGCTTAGAGAATTTAAAGTCGAGGCCGAGGTTGGACAGCCGCAGGTCGCATATCGCGAGACTATCCGCAAAACGGTCGAGCAAGAGTACAAATACGCCAAACAATCGGGCGGTCGCGGTCAATACGGTCACGTATTTTTGCGCCTAGAGCCTTTGGAGCCTGGCACCGGATATGAGTTCGTAAACGATATCAAAGGCGGCGCGATTCCGAAAGAATACATCCCCGCAGTCGACAAAGGCTGCCAAGAGGCGATGCAAAATGGCGTTTTGGCGGGCTATCCGGTCGAGGATGTGCGCGTAACGGTCTATGACGGAAGCTACCACGAAGTCGATAGCTCCGAAATGGCGTTCAAACTCGCCGCTTCTATGGGCTTTAAAGAGGGTGCTAGAAAAGCGGGTGCCGTGATCTTGGAGCCTATGATGAAAGTCGAGGTAGAAACTCCCGAGGAGTATATGGGCGACGTCATCGGCGATCTAAACAAGCGCCGCGGACAGGTCAATAATATGAGCGAACGTGGCGGCAATAAGATCATCGACGCATTTTGCCCACTTTCGGAGATGTTTGGTTACTCGACCGATCTACGCTCTCAGACGCAGGGTCGCGCGACCTATTCGATGGAATTTGATCACTACGACGAGGTTCCTAAGAATGTCGGCGAAGAGATCATCAAAAAGCGCAACGGCTAA
- the rpsG gene encoding 30S ribosomal protein S7, which translates to MRRRKAPVREVMPDPIYDSKVITKFINSLMFDGKKSVATEIMYGALNFIDNKGGEKKGIEVFNDAIDNVKPLMEVKSRRVGGATYQVPIEVRPARQQALAIRWIISFARKRSERTMIERLAYELMDAANSKGSSFKKKEDTYKMAEANKAFAHYRW; encoded by the coding sequence ATGAGAAGAAGAAAAGCTCCCGTTAGGGAAGTTATGCCTGATCCGATTTATGACAGCAAAGTAATCACAAAATTTATTAATTCGCTTATGTTCGACGGCAAAAAGAGCGTCGCTACCGAGATTATGTACGGCGCCTTAAATTTCATCGACAATAAAGGCGGCGAGAAGAAAGGTATCGAGGTTTTTAACGATGCCATCGATAATGTTAAACCCTTGATGGAGGTAAAATCTCGTCGTGTAGGCGGTGCAACTTATCAGGTTCCGATCGAGGTCAGGCCAGCTCGACAGCAGGCTTTGGCTATTCGCTGGATCATCTCTTTTGCAAGAAAAAGAAGCGAGCGCACGATGATAGAGCGCCTGGCTTACGAGCTTATGGACGCCGCAAATTCTAAAGGCTCTTCATTTAAAAAGAAAGAAGATACCTACAAGATGGCAGAAGCCAACAAAGCTTTTGCGCATTATCGTTGGTAG
- the rpsL gene encoding 30S ribosomal protein S12, with protein MPTINQLVRKERKKITEKSKSPALKNCPQRRGVCTKVYTTTPKKPNSALRKVAKVRLTSGFEVISYIGGEGHNLQEHSIVLVRGGRVKDLPGVKYHIVRGALDTAGVAKRTVARSKYGAKRPKK; from the coding sequence GTGCCAACCATAAATCAATTGGTCAGAAAAGAGCGCAAGAAGATTACCGAGAAATCGAAGTCTCCGGCGCTAAAGAATTGCCCTCAACGAAGAGGAGTTTGCACTAAGGTCTACACCACGACCCCTAAAAAGCCAAACTCTGCGCTTCGTAAAGTTGCCAAAGTAAGGCTTACTAGTGGATTTGAAGTCATCAGCTATATCGGCGGTGAAGGTCACAATCTACAAGAGCACTCCATCGTGCTAGTTCGCGGCGGTCGCGTAAAGGACCTACCGGGCGTTAAATATCACATCGTCCGCGGTGCGCTCGATACTGCAGGCGTTGCGAAACGAACCGTTGCAAGATCAAAATACGGTGCTAAACGACCTAAAAAATAG